The sequence ATCACAGGAACGGAGGTCAAAATTCGGTGAGCTTTCAGCGTCAGCAGTTCGGGGTCGCCGGGGCCGATGCCTAAACCGTAGAGTTTGCCGAGGGCGGGGGCTGTGGACATAGAGTCACCCGTTTCAATGGTCGATACTTCGTTACCCAGATGAGTTGTCGTCATAGCTCGTTCTCCTTTGCTAAGGCATTGATAGCGGCAGCGGCGATCGCACTTCCCCCCCGCCGACCGTGTAACGTGATGAAGGGGACACCTCGACTATTGGCAGCGAGTTCTGCTTTTGATTCAGCAGCCCCCACAAATCCAACCGGAAACCCCAGAATGACCGCAGGTTTGGGAAATCCTTCATCTAACAGTTCCAATAGATAAAACAATGCCGTTGGAGCATTGCCAATGGCAACAACAGCATTTTCCAGAGGCGATCGCCCAGCATTGCCACCAGCCGATCGCCACAGTTCAATTGCAGCTGCCGATCGTGTATTGTTGATACGGTTGGCAATCTCGACCACTTTCGGATCATTGAGGGTACAAATCACCTCATTATTAGCGGGTAATCGCTTGCGGGTAACGCCATTGGCAACCATTTGTGAGTCGCAGAAAATGGGCGCACCTGCCGCTAGCGCCTCACGTCCGGCTTTGACTGCATCCGGTGAAGCAGCGAGATCTGACACAATATCCGTCATGCCACAGGAATGGATCAGCCGCACAGCAACATGCGCTAGGTCATCGGATAATTGATCCAAATCAGCTTCTGCACGAATGATAGAAAACGATTTGCGATAGATGTCATCACCGTTACGAATATAGTCCATAGAGAAAGGCAGTAAGGGATTAGAGTCAGTAGCCAAACGAGGCAATCGAGAAATTTGAGTGTTTTATTACTTCATCACTTTAGTGTTTTATTTCTTGATGATTAGCGTTCCTATCCTCACGGCTAAAATTGTCAATTAGACTTGTCCTTGAAAATTTACTAACAAATTCTCCAAATGATTCATGGGGGGTTGCTCGGTGTTGTTTATAGAGCTTCATTAGTTGTTCGATCGTTGATGGCAGTTCCGATGCAGTCACATCACAGAGATGATATTGAGTCGCTTTTTGCTCCAAGGGATCCTGGGCAGAACCTCCTCCATGACTGTTTACACCGTTGATATAGAGCTGATATCCTTCAACGATCTCGGCCCCTGGCTGATTGCCATCATCCTGGGTTGGAAGCCCTGTTCCCATCAGTAGAATGTCAGCCGGACTGGGCTGGGCGCAGGACTTTGGACACCCTGTCAGATGAATATTGACGGGAGACTCTAGCACCAGGTTCTGATTGAGGTGGTTGGCCAAGGCGATCGCGTGGGCTTGAGTCTGCGTTTCGGCAGCAGCACAGCCGGGTTTTCCAGCACAGGCCACGATCGCGGTAGCCACTTGGTTTTCTGAAATCACTAAGCCCAACGCCGAGAGCGCTCGCACGACCTCCGCCACCTGTGCATCAGGAATGTCCGGCAACACCATCGTTTGCCAAGGCGTCAATCGCAACTGGCAACTCCCAAAGGTTTCGGACAGATCCACCACGCCGCGCAATTGCGTTGCCGTGAGTTGCCCTAA comes from Alkalinema sp. FACHB-956 and encodes:
- a CDS encoding precorrin-8X methylmutase, whose product is MDYIRNGDDIYRKSFSIIRAEADLDQLSDDLAHVAVRLIHSCGMTDIVSDLAASPDAVKAGREALAAGAPIFCDSQMVANGVTRKRLPANNEVICTLNDPKVVEIANRINNTRSAAAIELWRSAGGNAGRSPLENAVVAIGNAPTALFYLLELLDEGFPKPAVILGFPVGFVGAAESKAELAANSRGVPFITLHGRRGGSAIAAAAINALAKENEL